Proteins found in one Mycobacteriales bacterium genomic segment:
- the ilvC gene encoding ketol-acid reductoisomerase, with protein MAEIYYDDDADLGLITSRKVAVLGYGSQGHAHALSLRDSGVDVRVGLPEGSRSRAKAEQEGLRVVTPAQAAAEADVIMILAPDTVQRKLYEADVAPNLKDGDALFFGHGLNIRFGLITPPAGVDVAMVAPKGPGHLVRRQFVDGRGVPCLVAVEQDATGTALQLALSYAKGIGGTKAGVLRTTFTEETETDLFGEQAVLCGGASALVQTGFEVLIEAGYQPEVAYFECLHELKLIVDLMYEGGIGKMRWSISDTAEFGDYVTGPRIITPAVKQEMKKVLAEIQDGTFTKRLIDDDENGGTELAAFRKTGADHPIETVGATLRPMMAWIDDAGE; from the coding sequence GCCAGGGCCACGCGCACGCGCTGTCCCTGCGTGACTCCGGCGTGGACGTGCGGGTCGGCCTGCCCGAGGGCAGCAGGAGCCGGGCGAAGGCGGAGCAGGAGGGGCTGCGCGTGGTCACGCCGGCCCAGGCCGCCGCGGAGGCCGACGTGATCATGATCCTGGCGCCGGACACCGTGCAGCGCAAGCTGTACGAGGCCGACGTCGCGCCGAACCTGAAGGACGGCGACGCCCTGTTCTTCGGTCACGGCCTGAACATCCGCTTCGGCCTGATCACCCCCCCGGCGGGTGTCGACGTCGCGATGGTCGCGCCCAAGGGCCCGGGCCACCTGGTCCGCCGCCAGTTCGTGGACGGCCGCGGCGTGCCGTGCCTGGTCGCCGTCGAGCAGGACGCGACCGGCACTGCGCTGCAGCTGGCCCTGTCGTACGCCAAGGGCATCGGCGGCACCAAGGCAGGCGTGTTGCGCACCACCTTCACCGAGGAGACCGAGACCGACCTGTTCGGTGAGCAGGCCGTCCTCTGCGGCGGCGCCTCGGCGCTCGTCCAGACCGGCTTCGAGGTGCTGATCGAGGCCGGCTACCAGCCCGAGGTCGCCTACTTCGAGTGCCTGCACGAGCTCAAGCTCATCGTCGACCTGATGTACGAGGGCGGCATCGGCAAGATGCGCTGGTCCATCTCCGACACGGCCGAGTTCGGCGACTACGTCACCGGGCCGCGCATCATCACGCCGGCCGTCAAGCAGGAGATGAAGAAGGTGCTGGCCGAGATCCAGGACGGCACCTTCACCAAGCGGCTCATCGACGACGACGAGAACGGTGGCACCGAGCTCGCGGCGTTCCGCAAGACCGGCGCCGACCACCCGATCGAGACCGTCGGCGCCACGCTGCGCCCGATGATGGCCTGGATCGACGACGCCGGCGAGTAG
- the serA gene encoding phosphoglycerate dehydrogenase — MTPARPVVLLAEELAPSVVAVLGAGVEVRSVDGADRAALLPALAEADALIVRSATRVDAEALAAAPGLKVVARAGIGLDNVDVPAATARGVMVVNAPQSNIVSAAEQAVALLLACARNTAPANAALKSGRWERSRWTGVEVADKVVGVVGLGRIGVLFAQRMSAFGTQLIAYDPYVSAARAAQIGVRLVGLDELLRESDFISVHLPKTPETVGLIGEKELALCKPTVRIVNAARGGLLDETALAQALEAGTVAGAGLDVFASEPCTDSPLFAFDSVVVAPHLGASTVEAQDKAGIAVARSVRLALEGDFVPDAVNVQAAGAVAEELRPALPLVEKLGRVFTALAGGVAASLEVLVRGEIAELDVSVLQLAALKGVFEDVVEEQVTFVNAPALAAERGVEVSLTTDRESPEYRNVITLRGVLPAGDPISVSGTLVGTRQVEKLVEIEGVDVELPATGHLVFFRYEDRPGVVGQVGVQLGAAGINIAGAQVGRDKQGGHALMAVTVDEAVPADVLQGICTAIDAGSARTVWLP, encoded by the coding sequence GTGACCCCTGCTCGCCCCGTCGTCCTGCTCGCCGAGGAACTGGCGCCGTCCGTGGTCGCCGTCCTCGGCGCCGGCGTGGAGGTCCGCTCCGTCGACGGCGCCGACCGCGCGGCGCTGCTGCCGGCGTTGGCCGAGGCGGACGCCCTGATCGTCCGCAGCGCGACCCGGGTGGACGCGGAGGCGCTCGCCGCGGCGCCCGGACTGAAGGTGGTCGCCCGCGCCGGCATCGGGCTGGACAACGTCGACGTGCCCGCGGCCACCGCCCGCGGGGTGATGGTCGTCAACGCGCCGCAGAGCAACATCGTCAGTGCCGCCGAGCAGGCGGTCGCGCTGCTGCTGGCCTGCGCCCGCAACACCGCGCCGGCCAACGCAGCGCTCAAGTCCGGCCGCTGGGAGCGCAGCCGCTGGACCGGTGTCGAGGTCGCGGACAAGGTCGTCGGGGTGGTCGGTCTCGGCCGCATCGGCGTGCTGTTCGCCCAGCGCATGTCCGCCTTCGGCACGCAGCTGATCGCCTACGACCCGTACGTCTCGGCGGCTCGTGCAGCGCAGATCGGGGTGCGGCTGGTCGGCCTGGACGAGCTGCTGCGGGAGAGCGACTTCATCTCCGTCCATCTGCCGAAGACGCCGGAGACCGTGGGGCTGATCGGGGAGAAGGAGCTCGCGCTCTGCAAGCCCACGGTGCGGATCGTCAACGCCGCACGGGGTGGGCTGCTCGACGAGACGGCGCTCGCCCAGGCCCTGGAGGCCGGCACGGTGGCCGGCGCGGGGCTGGACGTCTTCGCCAGCGAGCCGTGCACCGACTCACCGCTGTTCGCCTTCGACTCCGTGGTCGTCGCCCCGCACCTGGGCGCCTCGACCGTCGAGGCGCAGGACAAGGCCGGTATCGCGGTCGCTCGTTCCGTGCGCCTGGCGCTGGAGGGCGACTTCGTGCCCGACGCCGTGAACGTGCAGGCTGCCGGGGCGGTCGCCGAGGAGCTGCGGCCGGCGCTGCCGCTGGTCGAGAAGCTCGGCCGTGTCTTCACCGCGCTGGCGGGAGGGGTGGCCGCGAGCCTGGAGGTGCTGGTGCGCGGCGAGATCGCCGAGCTGGACGTCTCGGTGCTCCAGCTGGCCGCGCTCAAGGGCGTCTTCGAGGACGTCGTGGAGGAGCAGGTCACCTTCGTCAACGCCCCCGCGCTGGCGGCCGAGCGTGGTGTGGAGGTGTCCTTGACGACGGACCGGGAGAGCCCGGAGTACCGCAACGTCATCACCCTCCGCGGCGTGCTGCCCGCAGGTGACCCGATCTCGGTGTCCGGGACGCTCGTCGGCACCCGCCAGGTCGAGAAGCTGGTGGAGATCGAGGGCGTGGACGTGGAGCTGCCGGCGACCGGTCATCTGGTGTTCTTCCGGTACGAGGACCGCCCCGGCGTCGTCGGTCAGGTCGGCGTGCAGCTCGGCGCAGCCGGCATCAACATCGCCGGCGCCCAGGTCGGCCGGGACAAGCAGGGTGGCCACGCTCTGATGGCGGTGACGGTCGACGAGGCGGTGCCGGCGGATGTCCTGCAGGGCATCTGCACGGCCATCGACGCCGGGTCGGCGCGCACGGTCTGGCTGCCGTGA
- a CDS encoding alpha/beta hydrolase produces MSLFSSYDGTRLACTELGSGPRLVCLPGGPGRASAYLEDLAGLDDVRTLVLLDPRATRRSEVPADPASLRFDRLAEDVEALREHLAVQDPQCERIDLLGHSAGCLVAQAYAATHPDRLRSLVLVTPSDRLQGGTREDVAGIRAARSGEPWYAEAAEAQEALAYAAPAQQQALVRATRPFFYGRWDERTQAHAATADTQSSKRAELGFGAGIEQVDVAGIRAALASLDLPVLVVGGERDALTGVASVHTVAADFRRAQTVVLPRAGHFPWVDEPEAFRAAVEEFLRVAARG; encoded by the coding sequence GTGAGCCTGTTCTCCTCGTACGACGGGACCCGGCTGGCCTGCACCGAGCTCGGCAGCGGGCCGCGGCTGGTCTGCCTGCCCGGCGGCCCGGGTCGCGCCAGCGCCTATCTGGAGGACCTGGCCGGGCTCGACGACGTGCGCACGCTGGTACTGCTCGACCCGCGCGCCACCAGGCGCAGTGAGGTGCCGGCCGACCCCGCGTCGCTGCGCTTCGACCGGCTGGCCGAGGACGTCGAAGCCCTGCGCGAGCACCTGGCCGTCCAGGATCCACAGTGCGAGCGGATCGACCTGCTCGGCCACTCTGCGGGCTGCCTGGTGGCGCAGGCGTACGCCGCGACGCACCCGGACCGGCTGCGCTCGCTGGTGCTCGTCACACCGAGCGACCGGCTGCAGGGCGGCACGCGCGAGGACGTGGCGGGCATCCGCGCCGCCCGTTCCGGCGAGCCGTGGTACGCCGAGGCTGCCGAGGCCCAGGAGGCGCTGGCGTACGCCGCGCCGGCCCAGCAGCAGGCGCTGGTGCGGGCCACCCGGCCGTTCTTCTACGGCCGCTGGGACGAGCGGACCCAGGCGCACGCCGCCACCGCCGACACCCAGAGCAGCAAGCGGGCCGAACTCGGCTTCGGTGCCGGCATCGAGCAGGTCGACGTCGCCGGGATCCGGGCGGCGCTCGCGAGCCTGGACCTGCCGGTGCTCGTCGTCGGCGGTGAGCGCGACGCGCTGACCGGCGTCGCGTCGGTGCACACCGTGGCGGCGGACTTCCGGCGCGCGCAGACCGTCGTGCTGCCGCGGGCCGGCCACTTCCCCTGGGTCGACGAGCCGGAGGCCTTCCGGGCGGCGGTAGAGGAGTTCCTGCGCGTCGCCGCCCGAGGTTAG